Sequence from the Arthrobacter pigmenti genome:
TGGCCCAGCGCCGGATGGTCCTTGAGACTGAATTTCAGGCGATGAACGACGACGCCGCCCGCCGGCTCGAGCGCGTATTGGTCACCCTGGGCGCGGCCACCCATGCGTTGAACGGGCGCCTCGCGGCGTCGTCGGCGGCGTCCATGAACGCGCTGGCGGCGGCGGCATTCGAACTGGCTGAGGCGATCATCGGCGTCGAACTCGAGCGGGGTAGCACAGCACCGCGGGCTGCCGTGAGCCGCGCCCTCTCGGGGGTGGATACCGGTGCCGCGTTGAGGGTTCGCTTGAACCCGCTGGATCTTGCCGAGCTTTCCGGGGTGGAGCATCCCGCCGGTGTCGAACTGGTGCCGGATGTGTCGCTGGCCCGCGGGGACGCCATGACCGAGACGAACGAGAACTACCTCGACGCGCGGATCGGCACCGCGCTGCAGCGGGCAAAGGAAGCGCTCCTCGGGAACTTTCGTGCAGCTGAGGCGGCTTCGCCGTCGTGGAACTCGCCAGAGGTGCACGAAAGTTCTGGAAACGGAGCGCGCTGGTGAGAACAGTGTTTGCTGAACGGCTCCCTGAACGCCTCCCTGAACAACTCCCGGAAGGGCTCGCAGAGCGGCTCGGCGCCGCGAAGGCTGCGGCGGCGCCCGAGCGGCTTGGCATGGTGCAGTCAATTGTGGGGCTGGGGGTCGACGCCGTCGGGCTGGATGCCGCGATCGGAGACCTGGTGACGGTGGGCGGTGCCGCCGGTGTCCCGGCCGAAGTGGTCGCGACGTCGCGGACGGGTGTGCGCTGCATGCCCCTTGGATCGCTCACGGGCATCCGTGCCGGGACGCCAGTTCGTGCCACAGGCAAGCGCTTCACCGTGCCAACCGGACGCGGCCTGCTGGGGCGGGTGCTGAACGGCATGGGCGAGCCGATCGACGGGAAAGGGCCGCTCACAGGAGGCACCGGCGTCGGGCTTGGCGCTGTCCCGCTCGACAATGTCTCGCCGCCGGCACTCCAGCGCACGCGCATCACCGAACCGCTCCAGCTGGGCGTGCGGGCGATGGACACTCTGACCACGGTCGGGAAGGGTCAGCGCATG
This genomic interval carries:
- a CDS encoding FliH/SctL family protein, which translates into the protein MSTDFAHASYPVLASPDANKVREAGVAKGHAAGYAEGMRAAQAELAQRRMVLETEFQAMNDDAARRLERVLVTLGAATHALNGRLAASSAASMNALAAAAFELAEAIIGVELERGSTAPRAAVSRALSGVDTGAALRVRLNPLDLAELSGVEHPAGVELVPDVSLARGDAMTETNENYLDARIGTALQRAKEALLGNFRAAEAASPSWNSPEVHESSGNGARW